A genomic window from Quercus lobata isolate SW786 chromosome 10, ValleyOak3.0 Primary Assembly, whole genome shotgun sequence includes:
- the LOC115962632 gene encoding HVA22-like protein a gives MGSGAGSFLKVILKNFDVLAGPVVSLVYPLYASVRAIETKSPIDDQQWLTYWVLYSMITLFELTFAKLLEWIPIWPYAKLILTCWLVIPYFSGAAYVYDHYVRPLFVNQQTVNIWYVPKKKDVFSKPDDILSAAEKYIAQNGTDDFKKIINKADKSRSSEGYSNIFEDDRY, from the exons ATGGGTTCTGGTGCTGGAAGCTTCCTCAAGGTTATTCTCAAAAACTTTGATGTTCTCGCTGG GCCTGTGGTTAGCCTTGTTTATCCTTT ATATGCCTCAGTGAGGGCAATTGAAACGAAATCACCTATAGATGATCAGCAATGGCTTACTTATTGGGTTCTGTACTCCATGATCACGCTCTTTGAGCTCACCTTTGCCAAACTTCTTGAATG GATTCCTATCTGGCCATATGCAAAGCTGATTTTGACGTGCTGGTTGGTCATCCCATACTTCAGTGGTGCTGCATATGTTTACGATCATTACGTGAGACCTTTATTTGTCAACCAGCAGACTGTTAACATCTGGTATGTTCCAAAGAAGAAGGATGTCTTCAGTAAGCCAGATGACATTCTATCTGCTGCAGAGAAATATATTGCTCAAAATGGAACAGATGATTTTAAGAAGATTATTAACAAG GCTGACAAATCAAGGAGTAGTGAAGGTTACTCGAACATTTTTGAGGACGATAGGTATTGA